GCCATCATGGTGATTCAAAAAGATTATAACTTACTGGAATCCGTCGTGTTTGCAGCCTCAACTGCATTAGGTTTCGGGTTAGCTTTAACCATCTTTGCCGGAATTCGGGAACAACTGGAACTATCCTCCATTCCTCAAGGCATGAAAGGAACCCCCATCGCACTGGTTACAGCCGGATTGCTGGCCATGGCATTCATGGGATTTTCGGGGATCGTGTAATGGGTCAAAAGTTCATAAGGTTTATAAAGTCTATAAGGTCCTTGGACCCTTGCAGGTACTTTGTCAACGGCAATTCTGAGTTGCCGTTCAATATTATCCGAAGGACACCCGTCACTTTATGAACCTTATGGACTTTATGAACTTTACAAACTTTCGACTCACCTTTCCATTAAGCCGATAAACTCGTCATACACGCATCCCGTGAAATCAGAAAGCACCCAATCGACTTTATCCTGTATCTTCTCTCTCGGATTCGTGGTTGCCAGACCGACAACTTTCATTCCCGCACGTCGTCCGGCCTCGATCCCGGAAAAAGAGTCTTCGAAGACACAGCAGACATCCACTTCCATCTGCAACTCCCGTGCTGCCAGCAAATAACACTCCGGATCGGGTTTAGACCGGGTAATCTTATCTGCCGTAATCACACGTTCAAATAACTCGGTAAACTCCGGATGGGCCATTAGCACATGAGCCATCTTCTTATTGTTTGAACTGGTAACCAGCGCAGTTCTCACCCCATGTTTCTGTAACGTCCGGATAAAAAGCTCCACACCGGGGAAGTAGGGGAAATCCATCCGGCTCTCGAACTCGTCAAGTTCCCGTGAAATCTGTTGTTGCAAAGCAACATTTCCCTTGAAATAATTCTTCAGAATCAATTCCGTCGTTTGCCCCTTGATCATCTTATGAAATTCCGGTTTATCCGGATGGTAACGTCTTCCCTGTTCCCGCCAAAAATTATCGTACTGCCCTTCCGTGTCAAGCACCACTCCGTCCATATCGAATAATGCCGCTAATCGTCGCTCTCTATCCATAATCTTTAATCTCAATAATACATAGGTCACAAAAATATCGAAAAAAGGGTAATCCGGACAAATCCGAAACAATTTATTTGGTCTGTACGGGATAACTTGATAATTTTGCAACCAAAATAAAGAATATGCAGTTAACTCATCCTATTTTTAAGATATTATCCGGAATCGCAGCAGAGAAAGGGTTGGAAATTTACGTTATCGGGGGATACGTGCGCGACCTGATATTACACCGTCCCTCCAAAGACATTGATATTGTCGTGTTGGGGAGCGGGATCGAATTGGCTGAGACGGCTGCCAAACAACTCGGAGACTTAACGGTTTCCGTGTTTAAAAATTTCGGAACGGCCATGTTCCGCTATAAAGGGGTAGAGATTGAATTCGTGGGAGCCCGCAAGGAATCCTACCATCTCGATTCCCGTAAACCCGTCGTCGAAGAAGGCACCATCGACGACGACCAGAAACGGCGTGATTTCACGATCAACGCTTTGGCCATATCCTTGAACCAAGAGAACTACGGGACACTTGTTGACCCGTTCGGGGGGCTTCAGGATTTGGAGAACGGGATATTAAAAACACCCCTTGATCCGATCATCACGTTTTCCGATGATCCCTTGCGTATGATGCGGGCCGTCCGTTTTGCTTCACAATTGAAT
The window above is part of the Butyricimonas paravirosa genome. Proteins encoded here:
- a CDS encoding HAD family hydrolase, with amino-acid sequence MDRERRLAALFDMDGVVLDTEGQYDNFWREQGRRYHPDKPEFHKMIKGQTTELILKNYFKGNVALQQQISRELDEFESRMDFPYFPGVELFIRTLQKHGVRTALVTSSNNKKMAHVLMAHPEFTELFERVITADKITRSKPDPECYLLAARELQMEVDVCCVFEDSFSGIEAGRRAGMKVVGLATTNPREKIQDKVDWVLSDFTGCVYDEFIGLMER